One Williamwhitmania taraxaci genomic window, ACCTATTCGAAGACCTTTTTTGGGGAGGCGATTTTGATGAATTGAAAAGGTTAATCCGGGAAGGTGCCGTGCAATCCCATCAGATAAAGTTTTTCTTTGGTTATTCTGGATGGACTGGAGATCAGCTAATCAGTGAGTTATCTATAGATTCTTGGGTTGTAACAACGCTCGATGCGGTAGCAATTATGCAGCCGGGGCATGATTTGTGGAAAATGACGGTGGAAGGGTTGGGTGACGATTTTCGGATTTGGCTCAACTATCCTGAGAACCCAATTATGAACTAGATTTCGAAGGTTTCTTTATTCAACATTACATTCAACTTCTTGGTGTGGGAACAAAAGTATCGCCGATCCCGATAGCCCATTACCCATCGTATTCCCGAAACAGCATTGGTAAGGAAGATTTCGTCTGAGGCTAGCAGGTTTGCTTCTGTCAATGAGCAGTTTTCATTCACCGTTAATCCAATTTTTGGAGCTAATTCAATCACTTTTTGGCGCATTACCCCAGCGATGCATCCATCCGAAAGTCGAGGCGTATAAAGGTTCTTGCCCTTAATCAGAAATAGGTTGGAGCTGGTAGCCTCCACCAGCTTACCTTCGGAGTTGAGGATAATACAATCGCCCAATCCGTTGCTTTTCTTATACCTCGCTGCCATAACAAAGAGCAATGCGTTTCCTGTTTTAAAGGACGACAGTATATTCTGGGGCTTAACCATCTCTGGGTAGAGGTCAATAAAAATGCCTTTTTCGTTAAGGAGGTATTTTTGTTGCTCCAAGGGTGATGCTTCTATTGTAAAAGAGACTTCGTCGGAGGCGGGGGTGTATAATCCACCATCGTTTCGGAACACCGTAAGCCTTACACGTGCACTGGTGAAAATTCTAACTTTATTCAGCAGTTTTACCGTTAATCCATAGAGTTGCTCCTGGGCAAAGGCTGGGGGAACTAGCATGCCGAGAACCTCCATCCCGGCCATTAATCTGCGATAGTGGAGTTGGAAGTGGCGTGGTTCGGTTCCAAATGCATGAAGGGTTTCAAAGAGAGTATCCCCATAGCAGAAGCCTCTGTTTTGAAGCGTCAGAAGTGGCTTCTCGGGGTCGAAGAACTCTCCGTTTAAGCAGCACCAGCTCTTGTATGTGGATGGATTTTCCATTAAGGGATTTCCTTAATACCGTCTAGCAGATTTCCGTTAGTCTTAACGAGGATCCCCTTAACACCTGCGGCTTTGGCTGCTTCAATGTCGCGAGGACTATCGCCAATTAAAAACGAGGCCTTGATATCAATGTTGTAGCGTGCGACAGCTTTCTCAATCATTAATGGTTGCGGCTTGCGGCAGAGGCACTTGCTTGTAGATTCGTGGTGAGGACAGTAGTATATCTCCGTGAGTTTAACTCTGGCCGAAGCCAATATTTGCTCCAGTTTCCCGTGAAAGGCATTCACCTGTTGGCGAGTGTATTCACCGCGTCCAACTCCTCCTTGGTTGCTAACCACAATTAGCAGGTATCCTTTTTCTTGAAGAGCCGAGAGTGCCTCAATCACACCGGGGTTCAAAATAAGATCGTCAACCCTATAAACGTAGTAGTGCCCCTCGTCGCTGTTGAGCACCCCATCTCGGTCTAGAAAAATAGCTTTTTGCATCGTTATAGACCTAGTGCCGCTAGGAAGTATAAAAAGAGTTTTGGATTAATAAGTAGAGGAAAAAGAAATCCAAAAAGAGCACCGGTTAAGTGGGCGTCGTGGTTAATATTGTCACCACTCTTTTTACTCATGTAAGTGGTATAAAGCAGGTATAATACTCCGAATACTATCCCTGGAATAGGAATTACGAAAAAGAAGTAGAGCATCTGCCAAGGGGCAAAAAAAATAGAGGTGAATACTACTGCCGAAACGGCTCCTGAGGCTCCAATGGAAACGTAGTAAGGGTTGTCCTTGTGCTTTTTTATGGAGGTAAGGGTTGCAATTACTATGCCCCCAATGTATAAGGTGAGGTACGTAACTGCTGCCGATCTAATCACCCCGTTCTCTTGCAGCTGATTGAAAATATTCTCCACGTAAGTACCAAAGGAATAGAATACAAACATGTTTACCCCAAGGTGCATGTAATCGGCATGTAGAAATGCATGTGTAAAAACACGATAGTACTCTTTCTTGTGGATGGTTCGGTAAGGTATCAGGCTTAGCTTGTTGAATACCTCTTTATTTGTCAATCCCCAGTAAGAAATGGCTATGGTTACTATGAGAATAATAAGCGTTATGCTAATCATGGTGGCTCTTTAGTATAAAATTTTAAGGAGTAATTCTTTCAGCAACTCTCCGTCGGAGGATGTGTTGCCTCCCCAACCTTTCGACTTCATATCGTATTCACGGAGCAGGTTTATCACCTGGACTGTTTTAGTTGCAGAAAAGTTTTGCGCAGCCGATTTGTAATCGTTCACAAAATATGGGTTTATTTTAAGCTTTGCGGCAACGCTCTCCTTCGATTTGTCCTTCAGCATGTGGTAGGTCAATAACTTTGAGAAGTGATTGAATAGAGAGATAATTGTGAGAACCATTGGATTGTCCTTTGGGTTACGTGCAAAGTAATCGGCAATCATGAGCCCCTTGAGCATATCCCTATTCGAAATAGCTTTGTTGAGTTCAAAAGTGTTATAATCTTTGCTTATTCCTATATTCTGAATAACGTTGTCGTCGTTAATCGACTTACTTCCAGCAGGAAGGGTAATCATGAGTTTCTCCAGCTCGTTGGCAATCTTAGAGAGATCGGTTCCAAGGTACTCCTTCAGCAAAAAAGCAGCTTTTTCGGATATTGTAATGTCTTTCGCCTTCAGGTAGGTGGATATCCATTGCGGAATATCGCTATCATACAGCTTCGACGATTCAAAAACCTCCCCAATTTCGGCGGCTTTCTTAAGGAATTTCGTTCGCTTGTCGATTGCCTTATGCTTTGCCGCAATTACTAGGATGGTCGATTTTTGGGGGGCTTGCACATACATATCCAAGTCGCCAATTGCCTTCAGATTTTGTGCCTCCTTAACAATAATCACTTGGTGGGTGCCCATCATTGGGAACTTGCGTGCTGCATTAATAATGGCAGCAGCATCCACATCCTTTCCGTAAAGGGTGAGTTGATTGAACGCTTTCTCGGCATCCGATAGCACGTTTGCCGAAATGTAATTGGTAATTTGGTCGATGTAGTAGGCCTCTTCTCCCATCAGCACATAGATGGGCTTGTAGATCTTTGCTTTCAGATCTTTTATAATTCGTTGGTATTCTCCTACTGCATTATTTTTTGCCATAGAGTTCTAGAATCTCAGGTGTTTTACGGATTCACCGTTGTTAATAATTTCGTGCATGGCCTCTAATCCAATTCTTAAGTGGTCCTCCACAAAGCTGTCGCTTACCCGTTTGTCGCTGGCCGAAGTTTTTACTCCGTCCGAGATCATAGGTTGGTCCGATACAAGAAGTAAGGCTCCGCATGGTATTTCGTTGGCAAAACCAACCACAAAGATAGTGGCCGTTTCCATATCGATGGCCATGGCTCTGGTTTTTGTGAGATAATTCTTGAACCGTTCGTCGAATTCCCACACTCGACGGTTGGTGGTGTATACGGTTCCGGTCCAGTAGTCTCTTCCATTATTCCGAATAGCCGAAGAGAGCGCCCGCTGCATGTTAAAGGCGGGTAGAGCGGGTATTTCTGGAGGTAAGTAATCGTTGGAGGTTCCATCGCTTCGAATGGCTGCAATGGGTAGTATTAGGTCGCCAAGACTATTCTTCTTCTTTAACCCCCCGCACTTGCCCAAAAAGAGAACGGCCTTGGGATGCACTGCAAAGAGTAGGTCCATGATGGTGGCTGCATTGGGGCTACCCATACCAAAGTTGATCATGGTAATATTGCCGGCGGTTACAGCTGGCATGTTGGCGGTGGGATCAGCAACCTCTACATTATTCCATTCACAAAAGAGGTGCAAGTAGTAGCCGAAGTTTGTAAGCACTATATGCGAGCCAAACTCTTCGAGTTTCATTCCTGTATATCGAGGGAGCCAGTTTTCCACAATTTCTTCTTTTGTCTTCATAAAATTCTCGTTCTATAATTATTAAACAAAGATAACGCTTTTCCTCTTTCTTGGTTTTCGGAAAAGAAGAGCAAGATCTTGTTGTGTTGTAAGATGATTACCCGAAAAAATAGCGTTTTTTAATGGGTGAGTTTATTTTCCATGTGCAGTTAACTCCTTTTGGAAATTCAACCCAATCTCCAGGTCCAAAGACTATGCTGTTCCCCTCAGTATCTATCACGTTTGCTTGACCTTCGAGTATATAGCAGGTTTCTTTTTCGTCGTAATGCCAAGGGAACTCTGAAACCTCTTTCGTCCAGATGGTCCAGTCTTGGGCTAGCCGTTTTTCTGCATCGTTTGGCTTTCTAGTTACGATCTCCATGGGTTTTCTGTTTTTGTGTTTGGGTAGCAAAGTATGAAATTTTTTTTTCTCTTCAGTTTTTCTTTTCTTTGAAAGGTATA contains:
- a CDS encoding aminotransferase class IV; amino-acid sequence: MENPSTYKSWCCLNGEFFDPEKPLLTLQNRGFCYGDTLFETLHAFGTEPRHFQLHYRRLMAGMEVLGMLVPPAFAQEQLYGLTVKLLNKVRIFTSARVRLTVFRNDGGLYTPASDEVSFTIEASPLEQQKYLLNEKGIFIDLYPEMVKPQNILSSFKTGNALLFVMAARYKKSNGLGDCIILNSEGKLVEATSSNLFLIKGKNLYTPRLSDGCIAGVMRQKVIELAPKIGLTVNENCSLTEANLLASDEIFLTNAVSGIRWVMGYRDRRYFCSHTKKLNVMLNKETFEI
- a CDS encoding D-glycero-alpha-D-manno-heptose-1,7-bisphosphate 7-phosphatase: MQKAIFLDRDGVLNSDEGHYYVYRVDDLILNPGVIEALSALQEKGYLLIVVSNQGGVGRGEYTRQQVNAFHGKLEQILASARVKLTEIYYCPHHESTSKCLCRKPQPLMIEKAVARYNIDIKASFLIGDSPRDIEAAKAAGVKGILVKTNGNLLDGIKEIP
- a CDS encoding rhomboid family intramembrane serine protease; the encoded protein is MISITLIILIVTIAISYWGLTNKEVFNKLSLIPYRTIHKKEYYRVFTHAFLHADYMHLGVNMFVFYSFGTYVENIFNQLQENGVIRSAAVTYLTLYIGGIVIATLTSIKKHKDNPYYVSIGASGAVSAVVFTSIFFAPWQMLYFFFVIPIPGIVFGVLYLLYTTYMSKKSGDNINHDAHLTGALFGFLFPLLINPKLFLYFLAALGL
- the holA gene encoding DNA polymerase III subunit delta produces the protein MAKNNAVGEYQRIIKDLKAKIYKPIYVLMGEEAYYIDQITNYISANVLSDAEKAFNQLTLYGKDVDAAAIINAARKFPMMGTHQVIIVKEAQNLKAIGDLDMYVQAPQKSTILVIAAKHKAIDKRTKFLKKAAEIGEVFESSKLYDSDIPQWISTYLKAKDITISEKAAFLLKEYLGTDLSKIANELEKLMITLPAGSKSINDDNVIQNIGISKDYNTFELNKAISNRDMLKGLMIADYFARNPKDNPMVLTIISLFNHFSKLLTYHMLKDKSKESVAAKLKINPYFVNDYKSAAQNFSATKTVQVINLLREYDMKSKGWGGNTSSDGELLKELLLKILY
- a CDS encoding AMP nucleosidase; translation: MKTKEEIVENWLPRYTGMKLEEFGSHIVLTNFGYYLHLFCEWNNVEVADPTANMPAVTAGNITMINFGMGSPNAATIMDLLFAVHPKAVLFLGKCGGLKKKNSLGDLILPIAAIRSDGTSNDYLPPEIPALPAFNMQRALSSAIRNNGRDYWTGTVYTTNRRVWEFDERFKNYLTKTRAMAIDMETATIFVVGFANEIPCGALLLVSDQPMISDGVKTSASDKRVSDSFVEDHLRIGLEAMHEIINNGESVKHLRF
- a CDS encoding cupin domain-containing protein; this translates as MQLDHYKSLYLSKKRKTEEKKKFHTLLPKHKNRKPMEIVTRKPNDAEKRLAQDWTIWTKEVSEFPWHYDEKETCYILEGQANVIDTEGNSIVFGPGDWVEFPKGVNCTWKINSPIKKRYFFG